The sequence TAAACACTGGGAAGCGAGCTTTTTCGGCTCGCTTTTTTCTTATAAGTAAGAAGGGGGTGGTATGGTCAAGACGAAATACAAACGAGTTGTTCTAAAACTTTCGGGCGAGATATTTGGTGGCAAGCTTCGTCATGGCATCGACGCCGAAGCTATAGACCTGCTCGCCGATGAAATCGCACAGGTTCATCGCATGGGAGTTGACATAGCGCTCGTGGTAGGTGGCGGAAACATATTCAGGGGCATATCAGGAACCAAATTCGGCTTCGACCGAGTCGCTGGCGACTATATGGGCATGCTCGCGACGGTAATAAACGCACTCGCTATGCAGGTCGCTCTCGAGAGGTTAGGTATAGAAACGAGAGTGCTCTCAGCTATAGTGGTTGAGCAGGTCTGCGAACCATTCATAAGAAGAAGAGCCATAAGACACCTCGAAAAAAGAAGAATCATTATTCTTGCTGGCGGAACTGGAAATCCATACTTCACCACCGACACCGCTGCAACTCTGCGAGCGGTAGAAATAGGGGCCGATGTAATACTTAAGGGCACCAAAGTTGAGGGAGTATACTCTGCTGACCCCATGGTGGACTCATCCGCCAAAAAATACGACCACATAACATTCCAGGAATTACTAACGAAAAATCTTAGAATCATGGACGCTACATCCATTGCTATGGCACGCGAAAACAAAATCCCCATCATAGTGTTCAACATCACAGTGCCAGGAAATCTTATTAAGGTGGTTCGTGGCGAAAAAATTGGGACTTTAGTCGAATAAACACTGCCGCCAAAGCCGGAGGATGCCAATGAAAAAAATAGTATTTTTGACAATCTTATTTGTGTGGACTCTACTTTTTGCGCAGCCGCCTGAAAGGACAGGTATAGGTGTTGGCTATATGACCACACCTAACTCTTTAGTTTACAGGATGAGCTGGAGCGAGAAAACATTTTTCGACATCTGGCTTGACATACCGGAATTCTACGCTGGCGATAACGAAGGATACGAGATCGGCGCAGGAGCGGGATACGCAATTTACCTTATGAGGCAGCAGCATTTTTGCTACATGATTCGTCCGCAAATATCTCTTCGCTACATAAACTCATCAATAAATTATGCCGAGCTTGGCCTTGGAATAGCAGGTGCGGTGGTCGCCCACCTTGATAGTATCGGAGCCCCAAACACCGATGTATTCGCCGGAATATCGACTGGAACGGTTGGTCAGTTCGGCAAAAACTACACGGTATTCAAGATGCCCCTTATCCTCGATAAACCCTTCGGAATCCTTGTGGGAGTTGTAAAGTACTTCTAATGTTCTCTTCCAGCAAGAACTTTAGCTATTCGTTCTGCAAGCGCCGTATATCTTTTCACAGGGCGGTCGTTTCTCACCGCTATCGCCAAAGCTTTATATGTGCCCACCACAACCAGAAGTTTTCTTGCCCGTGTTATAGCCGTGTATAATAAATTTCTGGCAAGCATGACATAATGCTCCGTAAGAAGTGGCAGAACTACTGCCTCGTACTCGCTACCCTGAGATTTATGAACCGTTATCGCATATGCAAGCTGCAGTTGATTAAAGTATGATGAATCGTAAACCACATCACCGAAATCGAAGCTTACTATTATTTCGTCCTCGCCGTTTGTGGCTTTTACTATACCCAACTCTCCGTTGAAAACGCCGAGCTCATAGTTATTGGTTATCTGCATAACTTTGTCTCCAACAGCGAAAGGCAAATTAGATGAACGAGCGTTTGGATTAAGTCTGTCACGCAGAATTTCGTTAAGCTCACGCGCCCCACACCGCCCCTTGTGCATCGGTGTTATGACCTGAATTTCACGAACCGGGTCGAAGCCAAACCTTTTAGGTATACGCTTTGTTACGAAATCTACAACGGATCGCTGCGCATCCTCAGGCTCAGTCTTTACTTCCATAAAAAAGTCATCATCGGGTTTGTTCCTTACTATTGGCATAAATCCTTTAAGAACCCTATGCGCATTAAGAACTATAAGTCCTTCCTCACTTTGTCTCATTATTTTCGTCAACCTTACAACAGGCACAACCTTCGAAGCGATAAGGTCCCTGAGCACCATTCCTGGTCCCACTGATGGCAACTGGTCAGCATCACCGACGAGCACGAGATTTCCTCCCATAGGCATAGCCTGCAAAACCCGCCAGAACAAAACCACATCCACCATTGAAACCTCGTCCAAAATAAGCATATCCACTGGAAGCGGGTTGCTCCTGTTGTATTCGAATTTTTCCAGA is a genomic window of bacterium containing:
- a CDS encoding UMP kinase, coding for MVKTKYKRVVLKLSGEIFGGKLRHGIDAEAIDLLADEIAQVHRMGVDIALVVGGGNIFRGISGTKFGFDRVAGDYMGMLATVINALAMQVALERLGIETRVLSAIVVEQVCEPFIRRRAIRHLEKRRIIILAGGTGNPYFTTDTAATLRAVEIGADVILKGTKVEGVYSADPMVDSSAKKYDHITFQELLTKNLRIMDATSIAMARENKIPIIVFNITVPGNLIKVVRGEKIGTLVE